The Oncorhynchus tshawytscha isolate Ot180627B linkage group LG18, Otsh_v2.0, whole genome shotgun sequence genome has a window encoding:
- the rps6kc1 gene encoding ribosomal protein S6 kinase delta-1, with protein sequence MISQRERGELARFYTVTDPKKHKKGYTVYKVTARIISRKNPEDVQEITVWKRYSDFRKLHHDLWQLHRNLFSQSELFPPFAKAKVFGRFDETVIEERRQCSEDLLQFSANIPALYSSQHIQDFFKGGEVSDGSELIGPAEPFLDFLADSLSDCGSEVQRDLGGADDLTITSQSEYGGPSSDSDLTSLAIDIDSLAELDDGMASGRSSPNQPLGGSSTITSTHSSPSLPPLYDYQQHRHQQHTSNPAPCSPAPEVSRTSRTALFPSSLRRGNANAKETKRDYLDRASEHIRLAVQKEAEQDYQSAFSYYRSGVDLLLQGVQGEPSPTRREAVKRRTAEYLMRAEQISNQHLRNSMGQGSTQTVAMGVQCSTATCRGGQQSPAEELRAYMVLGVIDKVLLVMDKRTQETFILKGLRKSSDCGRPKRTIMPHSVPHMVRLRKFIVSEDTVFLLLHYAEGGKLWSHIGKFLRNSSPEDSFDIPFIQKSHTTAVHSVQHAAPKLGLDSGSSGTGPGCVLQRQGESSLVLPQKSALPPGLADRLRPQLDSGATSELEECTDSYLNLCNEYEQEKVEPEALGEEEEKEGEVCVSRGQEASSLDVTVTTTTTSSRTRSLLSNDSLCSPISAQELRFFTETAVDHNTGRCQDIGQNHGEVFSPLLSPAVPLSLDQSKRTPMEFFRIDSKDSASEVTWCPDSAELRPKPDPSKPLPFLSTSDLGSEVTDLSDLLEEVKGHGGGSDRWGLDGSDQGSNESVPVISFKEAVVEDEGRPPDLLVNLPGVIGGEGLVGVTGEVEALQEELVSSGVCLAQEAKASPKLIQPDVLQLHHELEEGEELAVGRALPSRNKRTTSSSPCASLWDDCGLAFGQDAKMASGDSVLPNKDFLPASAVSIVSLSSSNTDIPFADSLSSLPERLEAILNPQVHPDSLVLNPDGTIAGSNRGQDGTGASSGAESALGVESQFQASKAGVFGVEDMVESDKDVSRLFAELDQLSAVASQARIPEEFVRCWAVDMVSALDSLHQEGIVCKDLNPNNILINSKGHVELTYFCSWSDVEDSYDREAITNMYSAPEVGGISEETAACDWWSLGAILFELLIGKSLLQCHPAGISRHTALNVPEFVSEEAMSLLVELLQFNPIERLGAGVAGAEDIKSHPFFGRVDWPK encoded by the exons ATGATATCGCAGCGGGAACGAGGAGAACTTGCACGTTTTTATACTGTTACGGACCCTAAAAAGCACAAGAAAGGCTATACAGTGTACAAAGTCACTGCAAGG ATCATCTCCAGAAAGAACCCGGAGGACGTCCAAGAG atCACGGTGTGGAAGAGGTACAGTGATTTCCGGAAACTTCATCACGACCTCTGGCAGCTACACAGGAATCTCTTCAGCCAATCAGAGCTCTTCCCACCCTTCGCCAAGGCCAAAGTGTTTG gacgtTTTGATGAGACGGTGATTGAGGAGAGGAGGCAGTGCTCAGAAGATCTGCTCCAGTTCTCTGCTAACATCCCAGCCCTCTACAGCAGCCAGCACATCCAGGACTTCTTcaag GGAGGGGAGGTCAGCGACGGCTCAGAGCTTATTGGACCGGCTGAACCCTTCTTGGACTTCCTGGCTGACAGCCTATCAGACTGCGGCTCTGAAG TTCAGAGGGATCTCGGTGGAGCAGATGATTTGACCATTACCAGTCAGTCTGAATATGGAG GTCCGTCCAGTGACAGTGACCTGACCTCCCTGGCCATAGACATAGACTCTTTGGCCGAGCTGGACGATGGCATGGCCTCAGGCCGTAGCTCGCCCAACCAGCCACTGGGAGGCTCCAGCACCATCACCAGTACCCACAGCAgcccctctctgccccccctgTATGACTACCAGCAGCACCGCCATCAGCAGCACACCTCGAATCCAGCCCCCTGCTCCCCAGCCCCCGAGGTCAGCCGAACCAGCAGGACAGCGCTGTTCCCCTCCAGTCTGAGGAGAGGTAACGCTAACGCTAAGGAAACCAAGAGAGACTACCTGGACAGGGCTAGTGAACACATCCGATTGGCCGTGCAGAAGGAAGCGGAGCAGGACTACCAATCAGCGTTCTCCTACTACAGGAGCGGGGTGGATTTGCTTCTGCAAGGGGTGCAAG gcgaGCCCAGCCCTACGAGGCGGGAGGCTGTGAAGAGAAGGACGGCTGAGTATCTGATGCGTGCTGAGCAGATATCCAATCAGCATCTGAGAAACAGCATGGGTCAAGGGTCAACACAGACCGTG GCCATGGGGGTGCAATGCTCTACCGCCACCTGCAGAGGGGGTCAGCAGAGTCCAGCCGAGGAGCTCAGGGCCTACATGGTGCTGGGGGTCATCGATAAG GTTCTTCTGGTTATGGATAAGAGAACCCAGGAGACCTTTATTTTGAAA ggcTTGAGGAAGAGCAGTGACTGTGGGCGACCCAAGCGGACCATCATGCCTCACTCTGTGCCCCACATGGTGCGGCTGAGGAAGTTCATTGTCTCAGAGGACACTGTGTTTCTTCTGCTACATTACGCTGAGG gtGGGAAGCTATGGTCTCACATTGGGAAGTTCCTGCGTAACTCCAGCCCGGAGGACAGCTTCGACATTCCCTTCATTCAGAAAAGCCACACCACGGCAGTCCACTCTGTCCAACATGCTGCTCCCAAGCTGGGCTtggactctggcagctctgggaCTGGGCCTGGATGTGTGCTCCAGAGGCAAGGGGAGTCTTCTCTTGTCCTCCCCCAGAAGAGTGCTCTGCCTCCTGGGCTGGCTGACCGCCTTAGGCCCCAGTTGGACTCTGGAGCGACCTCTGAGTTAGAGGAGTGCACCGACAGTTATCTGAATCTCTGTAATGAGTACGAGCAAGAAAAGGTAGAACCAGAAGctctaggagaggaggaggagaaggagggagaggtgtgtgtgtcgaGAGGACAGGAAGCATCGTCGCTGGATGTCACCGTCACCACGACAACCACTTCCTCCAGGACTCGCTCACTGCTTAGCAACGACAGCCTCTGCTCTCCAATCAGCGCCCAGGAGCTGCGTTTCTTTACTGAGACGGCCGTGGATCACAACACCGGGCGTTGCCAGGACATCGGGCAGAACCACGGCGAGGTGTTCAGCCCCTTGCTCTCCCCCGCCGTTCCCCTCTCGTTGGACCAGTCCAAACGCACCCCCATGGAGTTCTTCCGCATCGATAGTAAGGACAGTGCTAGCGAGGTGACGTGGTGTCCTGACTCAGCCGAGCTGAGGCCCAAACCAGACCCCTCCAAGCCGCTCCCCTTCCTGTCCACCTCTGACCTGGGCTCTGAAGTCACAGACCTGTCGGACTTACTGGAGGAGGTGAAAGGTCATGGAGGTGGGTCTGACCGGTGGGGTCTGGATGGTAGTGACCAGGGCTCTAATGAGTCGGTACCAGTCATCTCCTTTAAAGAGGCAGTGGTGGAGGACGAGGGTCGACCCCCTGACCTCCTGGTCAACCTGCCTGGGGTCATTGGTGGGGAGGGGTTGGTGGGGGTAACTGGGGAAGTGGAGGCCCTACAGGAGGAGCTGGTGTCCTCAGGGGTGTGTCTGGCCCAGGAGGCCAAAGCCTCCCCTAAGTTGATCCAGCCGGACGTCCTGCAGCTCCACCATGAgcttgaggagggggaggagctgGCTGTGGGGCGGGCCCTCCCCTCGAGGAACAAACGcaccacctcttcctctccctgcgcCTCCCTGTGGGACGACTGTGGCCTGGCCTTTGGACAAGATGCCAAAATGGCTTCCGGAGATTCCGTACTCCCGAATAAGGACTTCCTCCCTGCCAGCGCTGTGTCTATagtctcgctctcttcctccaaCACAGACATTCCATTCGCTGACTCACTTAGCTCACTTCCTGAAAGATTAGAAGCCATTTTGAACCCACAGGTACACCCTGACAGTTTGGTTCTTAACCCAGACGGGACGATAGCTGGCTCCAACCGCGGTCAGGATGGGACAGGGGCCAGCTCTGGGGCAGAGAGTGCACTAGGCGTTGAGTCCCAGTTCCAGGCCAGTAAGGCTGGTGTGTTTGGTGTGGAGGACATGGTAGAGTCAGATAAGGATGTGTCTCGGCTGTTTGCAGAGCTTGACCAGTTGTCTGCCGTAGCGTCCCAGGCCAGGATTCCAGAGGAGTTTGTGAGGTGCTGGGCGGTGGACATGGTCTCTGCCCTGGACTCACTCCATCAGGAGGGCATCGTCTGTAAGGACCTCAACCCCAACAACATCCTCATCAACagcaaag GCCATGTTGAGCTGACGTATTTCTGCAGCTGGAGTGACGTGGAGGACTCGTACGACAGGGAGGCCATCACCAACATGTACAGTGCaccag